AGTAAATACCCAAATATGACTGATATAACGATAACTGTAAATGGCGTCAAAAAGCTCCTGTGTAATTTAAACCCCCACAAGGCTGCAGGTCCTGATAATATCAAACCACTTGTCTTAAATAAACTGCATCCTGAATTAGCGCCACTGATACAACTCCTTTTCCAAAAATCCCTTGACACTGGAACTTTACCGAAGGACTGGACGACGGCGAACGTGACTCCACTGTACAAGAAAGGACTGAAAAGTGATCCTGCCAACTACAGACCTATCTCACTAACATGCATTCTATGTAAATCACTGGAACACATCATAGCATCAAATCTCTCAATCCACTTTAACAAGAATGACATCTTGTATGATCTGCAACATGGATTCAGAGAAAAAAGGTCATGTGAAACACAATTAATACAACTAATTGATGACCTAGCACAAAATTTAAGTCGAGgtaaacaaacagatctcattttacttgatttcagtaaagcatttgacaaggtcAGTCACCTAAAGTTACTTTATAAACTACAAGAGTGCGGCGTTAACAAACAGGTTATCACATGGATAAGGTCCTTCCTGATTGGCAGAACGCAGTCAGTACTCGTGGACGGAATGAAATCCGATGAAGTACCTGTCACATcaggtgtccctcaaggctcagtccttggccCCTCTTATTCCTATTATACATAAATGATCTACCTCAGTCCTTACAATCACAAGTCaggttatttgcagatgacacggcagtTTACCTCACAATCTCTAAAGAACAAGACTGCGTCACACTACAGCAGGAcctccagaaactagaaacttgGGAGCACGTCTGGGAGATGGAGTTCAATCCCAGCAAATGTCAGGTCATGAACAtaacaaaaaacagaaagaaatttacaCATAACTACATTTTACACGGTCAAATCCTGGAAGTGGTCTCCAGTGCAAAGTATCTAGGGGTAGATATAGCAAATGATCTCTCCTGGAACACACATGTAGATAGAATCacaaacaatgcaaacaaatcaCTGGGTTTTCTACGCAGAAACCTCCCGGtcaaaaaccaaaatattaaagaaacctcCTACAAGACTCTAGTTAGGCCACAACTAGAGTATGCCTCTACGGTATggtcaccacacacacaaagaaacatacataaaatagaaatggtgcaaagaagagctgccaggtgggtaaagggtcaatattcatattatgatagtgtaacaaacatgttaaatgatctcagttggcagacactcgaggacagacggacaattgctagacttttcatgttttacaaaatcgttCATGGTTACGTAGCTATTCCAGTCCCTCCGTATCTAGTACAGCCATTGAGACGAACACGTCATATGCACGAACACTCCCTTAggcagatccatacaaacattaatgtttttaagttctctttctttccatacaccgttaccctatggaatcagctgccacccctgatcgttaatcagcctgatcctgaacatttcagacatgctgttaacgcatcccactactattaagtgactacaccctgttttatcctgattttactcttgttaatacagttttatcttgcactatcttccttttgacatcttactgtcattcttttaactttattctggcacagacgcgcacctgctagttatacccgaaaggggcgtcaagcagtatacatacatacatacatctaATAATGTGCTTGAATTATTTGTTACTCGGGTTGGCTCACTTATCAAATTAATCATACTTTTTAAAGTAAGAATGtcttgaaatttatatttttataaattgtttaagaaatgaaaaagaaagaaaagaaaaagtggtATATTCAGTACAAAAACAACTATATTTGCATTGCACTGCGACGCAATTCGTCGACAATGTTAAGACGCTGTGTCACGCAtcggtcgagagggctaagacgctttcctacggaggtgaaggcacTGGTtccgattcctggctactcccattgcggtgtgtccttaaGCAAGGCACTTTACCACGATTgtctcagtcgacccagctgtgaatggataccagcaaattgctgggggtaaggtataatttgtttaaacttttcttaaaatagggtcgctttAAAGCTCTACAGAgattatgttcattgtttcacaaagcgacggtagataaaatttacctttacttttACCTTAACCTCACAGATCTTTGGCGAAGACATAGAATGATTTGTTAATTTACGTCCTTGCAAAATAGTCTTCAGACTATTTAATAAAAGTATACCTTTAAAATTACgtacagataaaatatttaacatttatctAAAGACATATTGggcagttttctatatgtatataggcaaaaatgtTCCAACGGAATGAATTTCTTTTAACTTTGTGTACTGAATgagaatatttacaaaaaaaaaaaaaaaccgtaatAACGGCAACTTAGGACTTTAAAggaccgcctcgatagcctagtggaaGAGGGTCCGCTTCAAGAGAGTTACAATAATctaaacgtgatgtaacaagagagttaaTTAGATATTTGGTTGCGTGTGTGGttatatatattgtctgatgtgactaatttgccgcaactgtgcataggaattcccccacacactattcacatgttgctccatcctcatgttcgagactaggaaagcaccgaggttcctgacacttcctgattgtttgatttcagagccgtccactgtCACAGATATGTTTGTgttttgtgttcagatgaaaatatgattaattacctgcggcctgaaggccgcaggtatattggaatgcaacaagtagtgtagcacatggggactgggtgatttcacgtgactttttaccgatatgcgattggcttatcgcatttatggaacgccgtttttgcaatatagctggcactctatatgatatatagagaaatgtttgtgacctgatttcctttcattattttatatatttttctcaaattttcagcaatgatcaatattgataccttgttgtgcataagggtttcTGTATTAATTGCTCTtcagtttcctggattatggtcctgtgttgtcaaatatagttatttttgttcaaaacaataactttcagactTAAGAAATACGTAGTttatagatctacttgtaaatcatgttgaatggagtaatatttcctataTCAAAGCGtaatggtatttaaaaaaaaacaagtgcgTTATTCTACCATAAGTTACCGTAAACAATTTCtagtctgtataacttctggccgcaggaaatctttcgacttgttcttgttttttttccagcattgagtttcaacatgttagtattcatTCAACTTACTATATCTTTGagacaactttcaacgcgatggaTGGTCTCTTCGATAGACATTCTGTTTAtcggtttgaaggattgatataactgcgaatcgtccgcatagaaatgattgttcagtccgcgctttctgcagatagctccaactggttttgtgtacattgcgTAGTTCTTaggccccaggacagacccttggggtacactgtactgcatgagcactggttgtgatagctcaccgtctatgcatacggtctggtagcggtcactaaggtatgacatcatccatgcgagtgaCTTGCCTGTAATACCAAAATCACGTTCcaggcgatgaatcaacgtcacatggtcaatagtgtcaaatgGTGCAGAGAGATCGAGCATctcaattcgaacatctaccactttttctaagattttagacagaaaaggCAGATTTGACACAGATCTATAGTTTTTAGGACATTAGcatctaggcttggcttttttagaagagtcttattcgtgaatgtttgaacgctttgggcacatacgcagcgTCTAGAGatgcatttataatttttgttatcattggtgctagttcgtcaagacattcttttaataaccatgttgggataggatctaATTCACAAGATTTGTTTGATGACTTTTTAATtattgatttcacttcgtcttctgaggttgcaccataaaccggtttaagctccccagtggtgtttttgccactgaccgttccaaggcggtgccccactgtgttcctttgtttgttcgttttgtcctaatgtgttggcttcgtgtgtgtgcgcgcgtgtatgtgtgtgtgtgtttgtggtgtacgcgtctgcgtgctgtgggtttcgttttggggaggctgcgtttttggtacgtggcattccctgtttgatatttgtctttgttttttgagtAAACTCAACGTAACtgacacctgtgtattcagtttctatgtcatctaaatcagatacagaGTGTGTTTGCGATGTTATATTGTTTCCGATTGTTTCaatctttccaataaagaagtcactgaaatcttgtgcgagatgctgtggagatgaatgtgatggtaaaatcacatcatttgtatcgccaagaattttttttgtaatcttaGATAAACTCTTATGGTCACTCCCACATTAGTCAATTTTGCTTGTATAAtattcaacacgagcttgttttagcatcttattcactTCGGTAAATTTGCTGATCGATTGTGAGTTTACTTTCACGCCATTTGCGCTCTaatttcgtttctgatgtttcgCTTCgtggagttgctcggtataccaaggacatgaagatcttaacacaatagtcttggcagtcaaaggggcgtgtttggctactataataaattaactgatttgaatattcctcCACAAATTCATCCATATCAGATGGAGTGCATTGAGTGTTAAAGAAATCTATTCCTTGTACCGGTATATCTTCTCGGAATGAATCAATGTCGATGGAACGTAATTTCCTGTATGACACAGTTTTTCGTACTGGGGGTGGTTTGGAAGCTTTAGTGTCGAATACCACAGCAAAATGGTCACGCGACACCTTTCCATTGGAATCAGAGAGTCCAGGATCTATGACCTCGATATTCGAAAGCGTGTTATCATTATCTCTGGATATCACTACATCCGAGGTATGCCCAGCGACATGTGTTGGTTCTAGTACATGTTGACGCATTTGTGTCACTATTTTCCGGTAAATCAAAATGGAAGTTAAGGTCTCCCACAATGATGGTGGTGTTGTCAATTGTAgcatatttagttaagaaataGGGTCATTCTTGCTCTAGGAAAATGTTTGTGTTCAAACCGTTTTCTTTGGACGAGGGTGGCCTGTATATAATGGCAAGCCGTAGGCCTATGGAGTGTCCGCCTGTAACTACATTGCAATCTATAAAATTCGTTGTCTTTgcttgatgtgacaatgttcacttgTATGGCTATCTTGTGAATGATCGCTACGCCCCCATCGCGCCTACCATTACGAGggacatgtttcattttgtaaccTTCGGGCACGAGTTCGCCGATGCACGATTTGTCAATAGAGCTACCGAGCCAGAAGCTCGAGTCACGAGAAGAAGCTGACAGTTACATGCGTAGGAAAACTTACGCTTCGATTAAAGTACATAGAGTAACAGCTGTAACCTTTAAAATGCATATAACAAAATCAAACATTCtcatcatttaaacaacttcCAAAGCAAGTGCGAAACTAAAATTGATACAATGTTCAAATTTCTTTGCCATGTTTAACATACGAAAACTTAATAAAAACAGTTCACACATAcatgattcaaaatattagccTTCCCACAATCCAGTTAAAAAGTTAATTCTATTACAAATACATACACACGTACGCATGCACATAGTTTTTAATTTAATCTCGGGTAAAAAATTATTATAAGTAATATTTAAGTTGTAAAGACAGTTGAAATTACCTATGTCTTGTtgtgtgcgacatttagcgttggtgtagAGACATATAACAATGGTTCAAGTTCCTTTAGTAAGATATAGACCGTCACATTCATTTCCATTAGAATAGTCTAAATGCAATGGAAAGTTACACAATACTGAACGTGCTATAGTTCGGTTACAGAATGAAAATTACTTATGTTTAAAGTAAAGTTAATATCGCCATTGTCTACATTCAAGGATAATTGAAGGGTAGCATCGGCTGAagaattaatatttttataaagtttgataattgcaatatcatttttttttagaaatatttcaccATATAATTCAGGTTCATCTAAAACACCGGATATTTGAATATTACTCGAGCTCTCTCCAATCAGTCAGTCAATTAGTCAGTCAGCCAGTCAGTCAGTCACTCATTCGATCGACCGATTGATAGATCAATTAGAGGCACATAATCGGCCGGATTTATCCTTGGAAGAAGCACCCACTGGAAACCTCTCAGAGAGAAAGTTCACTGTGGCAGCTGTAGAGGTCAGGTTACAAGAACAGCTTGTAATAATTCATACAACTTTCGCTAACGTACTCTTGAAGAACTACAGGCAGTCATTAATGTAGCGTTACCCTAGGAAAATCAAGCACCGTTTGCCTGCAAAACTCTTCACACATATCTGCTATAAATATCTTTGCAACATTGCAGATACAGACTGCAGGAAAACTAATGTTTTGTTGTTATATGTGGAGATAATGTATATAACGTTTGTGTTCTGTGTATTGTTTGATGTAAAGATTAGCAAGAGGTAATGGAAGCGTTTTCATAGTTTACAGGTAAGACCCCTCTTTGTTTTCTTTATACTTCTTACCTTTCTGCAACAATAGCGTTTACTACcggtatattatgcacattattttCCCATTTTGTCAAACTGTGTCTGTTATTACTTCTGGTCCATCttaacatttttgtactttgaacaataaaatataaaactaaactTATTTAGCAAAaactcaaaattattttttttacgaattaaaaaaaataaaacaacgttGGTAACGTAACAATATGTTGCTATATGTTCACGAGGGAAaagttattcaacattttttttacgtGAGACAATAGATTCAGGTACTAATAGCTCCATATTTATTGTATATGCacgagaaaacaattattgacacTTGTGAGAGGAGAATCCAGTCGAGTAACATTCCTATTTTTATTGTCAGTAATTTTGCATAAATAAATGTTCTAACTGATGTAATTATTTAGTATGTAATACTAGGTTTCTTTTAAGTATTATGTTACATTTCTACTGTTTTCTTTGTTGTTATAATCCACTGAAATGGCCAACACAGCTGGACGACAAATATGCATGCATGCTGTTGAGTGCCGTATAGTAATCATTTATGTCATATAGATCCATGGTTTATTTATAAACCTATTTTAATGTTGATCAACCAAAGGAAGTAACAAGTACCTCTTGAAAGAGTACACAAATGATTTAACTTTGCAATAAAACCGtttacaattttctgcaaaatctGATACCTTAAAATTCTTACCCCGTACTAACTACCAAATTGTGTAACAATGATCTGAGACAGGGATtatcaattacaaaaaaaaaacgttcaagAAAACAGAGGAGAAATTACGACAGGTATGTTCAAGAGGTTTATGATGGGAAATCATAACTTGGCTCTTACTCAAAGAAACAACgataataatagaaatattattagctcacaaaaataattttaacgtAAAAAATGCATGTACGGAAACTTTAAAATAACGAAGTAATTTTGTGGAGGAGAGCCGTTTATGATGTATTGCAGTTTAATGATGTGATAAGTATTACTTAatcttcatttttcattttcttgagaAATGAAAGTTTTTGGATAGGCAAGGATCAAAATATGCTGGGAATATATATTATGCATTATACGTCTTTTGCTAGATGGGGTATATCGGGCACGCAAAAAGGGATGTTTGTCTATAGTATGCAATAATGTACAGGTATAATATTATAAAGGTGTTCTTTACAAGAAAACAAAATGCTTCACggtgagaaaatatttttatggaaTAGCTTCTTTTAAACTGGACAGCAGTTTTGAATTCAGACATTGCCATACTTTTAGTAAAAAATATGGTCTTTTCATTATAACAGGAATAACTAAAGGCATTTTACCATGGGTAGAGGGAAATCTACCGATTTTACTGAATCCGGGTACCAGCCAGCTGGGATCTATGGATGGAGGAAACAATGTTTATACGCTACCATACTGTTTATACTGGTCATAGTTATAATGAACCTTGCACTGACAGTGTGGATATTAAGAGTACTTAACTTTAATATTGTAAGTATGTTTTAATCATAATTGTACTTCTTTGCTAATCTATGTTAATTTGTTATTTTGGTAATAATTTTATTTGGCAGACATAGCTTTCTTGCATTATAAGGGATATCATGTATTATGTAATGTAATAAGATGATACTTAAAAGATGTATTTTTGTAGGTACttaaatttatttgcattttatggacATTCTCTTCTTATATCTAAAAGCAGGAGATCATTACAGCTTACGTAGATTAACTGATCAAAATCTAATTGAAGTTCTCTTTATATTGTTAAGTTCATGTCCGTTATCTAAGTTTGTTGTTACCACAATTAAAGATTCAGTTTTGCACAATGCAAAAGTTTCGTATAAAAATAGACATAATACAAAAGAAAGGTTAAGGGAATTTCCTAACGTATTTAAACATCTCAGAGAATGTAAGCTAATTACAAGAAGTAATGCGGAGAACAAAATGTACAGGAAACTTTCTCTAGGAAAATGTGATCAAAGGAAAGGTAGATTATTATCCGGAAGCCAGTATGAGGAAATACAAACAGACAAAAGTGTGATCACCTTACAGATCTTGGAGATAATCTTGTATATCTTGTATAAATCTCAGACTGATTGTCAATGATACTGCCAAATATATTACCATAGGCACTAATTTACACCTTTAGGCAAATCTATGCATGTCTACACaatagttttattgttttatctatatCTGTATAGTCAGATCAGGAAACTTCCATGTATTTGTATTCATTCATATTGGCATTAACTTGCTATCTTCACCAAGAGTTAGAATCAAAAGTTGACCGATACCTGAAATACGCATGAAGTACTGCTATTCATGCAATTTCCATGTGTAGATCTATAAAATAACTTTGCTTCAGACAATTCTAGACATAATTCCAGAGCAATGTATGAAATTAAACAGCGAGTGAGGTATATGTATTTGACtgtaattttcagtatttcactaatcagcatgaaataaatgtattttattacgtATTGTTTCTGCACGAGCTCTGCCACTATTCTATATACTTTTATATGATATGTCCTCTAACACTattcaatgtatattttatacattataaagtCTGACACTAGTTTAGGCACTTTTATACATTCTGTTATCCCGTCTCTACGGCCACTATTTCATATTACCTCTGTCACTGTTTTACGTACTTTTATACATTCTGACACCAATCTCCATTTTAGGTACTTTTGTACGTTTTGACCTCTGCCAGTAGTTTAGGTACTTTGTATACATATTAATTGGCGATATTgaaagattttattgtttttcatttgcagGAAGGTTTACACATGGGCACAATAAGGATCACGAGTGAAGGAATAACTATTGATGGACGTACGGACGTGGTCAAAACATTATATGCCTCTAGTATTGCATCAAAACCGGTTTGTATACAACATTCTACATAAACCCACGCTAAGCTGTGATCtcattttttaatgtatatattaatttatttgaagaaaaaatatatttcctcATTCGGGATACATCGCAAAAGCTGAACAGCTAATTGGTTCTTGAGTTACTACTGTATTTCCTGCAAGTGTGTTATACGTCTGTATTCTCCTGAATTGACAGGGACAATACAGattattttcttatatacaatatgttaattTTAACAGGGTGTACATATTTGCTCATGTAATGGAAATCTGTTGTAGTAGATGATAAGTGATATCTTGTATAAAAATGATAGAAATGGCAATTTCACATTTGTTTAGTATCATTAAGtatgtcgtattggcccgaggcctgCGGCATTGAACCAGTACGGGAGATTGCGGACCTATTTTAGGACCATAACAAAATACATGTTTACTAACATCATGATGATAAGAtacaaatatcttttgaaatatttaaagaaaacatgtccatccattacaaaatatatgttcaaaGAGTTATAGCCCCTTTGCAATATTCAACCCACTAATCAGAATACGTTTTCAAAGTAGACGTGAcctaaaattttaatgaaatgacCGGTTCATTCCCTTTCCCGAGAGGAAAtctttctatgaagtttcatacTGTCGTGATGTAACAGTTCTTCAGTTTTCACCGACGCCATTTTAAAAGCAAATCCCAGTGGTGACCTTGTTCTACCACTTGCAGACACACCATGGTGTCATGGTTATTAACGCAGTGGAAATCATACACACTGACTGACCGACAGTATGTCCTCTTAGTTTCAATGTTGACATCATACTCTTTCATGAGAACTTGTGTCATACAATACAACAGAAATTTGGAGTCTCGTGGTAATTCCTGAATGGTCTGGTGAAGACCATCGAGTGTGTGTGTTATGGACATTACTATCTACCTGAACATAGTAATTGTCAGTGAAATTGTGAGAAAATcttattgttacatttgttacTGTGTGGTTTTATAGATGTATTGATTCTAGTGCTGTGATAATTGTAatcattattttctttgttttccaGAACAAAGTTTTAAATATAGCATCTGAAAGGGACATACTGCTAAAATCAAGATATTCCGAAGACACTAATACTTTCCATATAGGTAAAATATTGTACAGATTgaatttgtaacaataacatctCCGTGATTATAATTAAAACTAACATTACTTTTTAAAGGGTCATAGTGCCTACTGTCACAGTTTGTTacaaatgaaatgtatttatatctaGTTAAATCCTATTTTCTGTTATTGGTTTAcccaatatttgtcaaaggtttaaatattgATTAACACCATATATAGTAAGTTGTgttgaatccattgtttttatAAGCTCCCTTTATGGATTTAACTGTAcgagttcatgtgcagtattgaaaGTTTTACTTTCTTAACCATGTAATTATACATGAATTATACATAACATCTATTTAGACAacagttttatctgtttttaatatgaaatttaaagcattatggaactTTAACATGACCGCTGGAACATTACTGTTCAACGTATTCAAGAAAACATAACAGTAGTCTTcgcagaaataaaataaattctgaaatattATGAAGTTTGCGTATGGTTATGATTGATTTGTTACGCATTACAGCAATTCCGAATAATTTGTCACAATTTCTTCACCACATCAAAATGTAATCTGTCCCGTTCATACTATAGAACTACTTTTTCTTTGcaggtaaaaataaaatagaagcATCGTGTGACAGTTTTGAAGTTCGTGATCCCAAAGGGAAAAGTCGTTTTAAAGTCACAGAGAAAGGGGTGACGTATGGGAGTGACGAAGTAACGTACAGTGGTAATGGCACTTCTTATAGATAACTTTTATTCATTCTGTCATGAATATGTTTAATcttcagcctgctaaatttctaaaatggactggtccatcattcagttttggcagtaccgtttattatttgaaggggagttcactgaaaatttacagactgaatagcgaacagtgccgaCCACAGAGGCAGAAttatcacttgctgccagcaggctaaaggcacaggagtctgaaattctatcaataagaccaaagaagtctatctttataaaaaaaataagggtattttttttataaagatagacttctatggtcttattgatagaatttcagactcctgtgctaAAGGTTAAGCAAGTCCAGAGACAATGCCGGTTTAGAAAAATGCGTCGTTACTGATAGgtcataatattttaaaaatcaaaactcTATCTCATATAATTGTAATCATTTTACAATCTCTACCCATTTCCAAAAGGTCAGGAAAGAAGTATTAATTTGTTCGCATATTTTAACGAGTAAATGTTTAGtaaaacaaaatcagaaacaCATCGTTATTCTACCGAATAATTTCATGGCATTTGTAGCGAAAATGCTAGTATGTACGGCCTGGGCAGCGAGAAAACCGGTTTGGAAACAAATGCTCACtgcaatttcaaatgaaaatctaTGATCTGCTGACCCATACAGAGATGATGTACGCGGTTTCTTGGCCAAACAACTCGCACTTAGTACCATAAAACACCCTGTAAGTGTTTTATCAGATTAAGATTCGGGAGGGCCAGTCTAAAACGTTCACTAAATGTATGGGAAGCAAATTACGAGATTGGAAGACGCACCACCATGCATCAGTTGGAGACTGTTGTACACGGTGTCctgtaattgattttttttgctcGAATCTTGTGTAAAATAAGGAAATACATTAATAGTTGATATTTAGTGAGAAAATCTTGAGAAATACGCATGTAattcaaaaaattaaagtatTGCGATATAATATTTAAGTTACACAATTTGCATGACCTTctgaaaatatttctcttttgatattttaagtcTGATTTTTTTGTAGTATTATTTCCACTTAAAACCAGtagtaaatgagccgcgccatgtgaaaaccaacatagtgggtttgcgaccagcatggatccagaccagcctgcgcatccgcgcagtctggtcaggatccatgttgttcgcttttaaagcctattggaattggagaaactgttagcgaacagcatggatcctgaccagactggtcgcaaacccactatgttggttttctcatggcacggctcaaatgatttcGTTGTCTTTTACAGGAAAAGCAGTTTTCAATGGTTCCATAGAAACACCAAGCATACGTGGTCCTCACGTAGGCTCTCTCAGGTATGTTAGTCCGGCTGCTTCTGTTTTATTATAAACTGTACTAAGATACAATGATTCTGAAACGCTTCTGATTTATTGCAAACGCCATGTCTTGTCCGAATTTCTAACTTCTGAAATGTTTGTGTTTCGTATTTTCTGGATGGTTTA
This window of the Mercenaria mercenaria strain notata chromosome 5, MADL_Memer_1, whole genome shotgun sequence genome carries:
- the LOC123558720 gene encoding zeta-sarcoglycan-like isoform X1, which encodes MGRGKSTDFTESGYQPAGIYGWRKQCLYATILFILVIVIMNLALTVWILRVLNFNIEGLHMGTIRITSEGITIDGRTDVVKTLYASSIASKPNKVLNIASERDILLKSRYSEDTNTFHIGKNKIEASCDSFEVRDPKGKSRFKVTEKGVTYGSDEVTYSGKAVFNGSIETPSIRGPHVGSLRLESASSSIILSGRDGVLIEAPEGNIDMKSAHDIIFSAKERITFNATRVYMNNIDISSPNGSGKQYSDVYQLCMCQNGRLFLAPSVGRCVTERQTCS
- the LOC123558720 gene encoding gamma-sarcoglycan-like isoform X2 — translated: MGRGKSTDFTESGYQPAGIYGWRKQCLYATILFILVIVIMNLALTVWILRVLNFNIEGLHMGTIRITSEGITIDGRTDVVKTLYASSIASKPNKVLNIASERDILLKSRYSEDTNTFHIGKNKIEASCDSFEVRDPKGKSRFKVTEKGVTYGSDEVTYSGKAVFNGSIETPSIRGPHVGSLRLESASSSIILSGRDGVLIEAPEGNIDMKSAHDIIFSAKERVNK